From the genome of Ptychodera flava strain L36383 chromosome 22, AS_Pfla_20210202, whole genome shotgun sequence, one region includes:
- the LOC139122920 gene encoding neuronal acetylcholine receptor subunit alpha-10-like isoform X2, whose amino-acid sequence MCSLEGAHTNIRSILAQNLLKDYNTFLRPVYNLSTITNVTFGLALTQIIDMDERNQRITINVWLRQNWKDEFLAWNVSEFAGVNEIRLPAESVWRPDIVLYNNVDEEFAHIKMDTLAIVSADGGVFWMAPAILKSSCKVEVLHFPFDKQYCTLKFGSWAYHGWQMELISRDGDNADIGNYMNNGEWDLVSAPVKRNVQYYGCCIEPFPDLTFTIILRRRPLFYVFNLLVPNCLIACLTLVGFYLPPDSGEKVTMVITNLLGLIVFHQFLAESLPPTSDKVPLIALYFSAMILLVSLSCVLTIWVLNLHFQDGYNHEVPKWVKRLVFGFLARILRIQKAPKHEENCDISLATLREISQDLGNSESPKRRVETVMGNSHHERVPKRCFYMDNNRFYYKRVRTRGDEPQQKEQSKEKNSPKLLVLSTQSERDINEILTHVKQFSRRMASKDKRNHTLREWKEVAHVVDRVLLVVFAILFSTVTIALVVSATG is encoded by the exons ATGTGCAGTCTAGAGG GGGCACATACCAACATCCGATCCATATTGGCACAGAATTTACTTAAGGATTATAACACGTTCCTCAGACCTGTGTATAATCTCTCAACTATCACAAATGTCACCTTTGGTTTGGCCCTAACTCAGATCATTGACATG GATGAACGGAACCAGAGGATTACAATAAATGTGTGGCTACGACAG AACTGGAAAGACGAATTCCTCGCTTGGAACGTGAGTGAGTTTGCCGGAGTGAATGAAATTCGCTTGCCAGCCGAGTCGGTCTGGAGACCGGACATCGTTCTGTACAATAA TGTGGACGAGGAGTTTGCCCACATAAAAATGGACACGTTGGCGATCGTTTCCGCAGACGGCGGCGTGTTTTGGATGGCGCCGGCCATTCTCAAAAGTTCCTGCAAAGTCGAGGTGTTGCATTTCCCCTTTGATAAACAGTACTGCACTCTGAAGTTCGGTTCCTGGGCCTACCACGGATGGCAGATGGAGCTGATCAGTCGCGATGGAGACAACGCTGACATCGGGAACTACATGAACAACGGAGAATGGGACCTCGTCTCGGCACCGGTGAAACGGAATGTCCAATACTACGGATGTTGCATCGAACCCTTTCCGGATTTAACCTTTACGATTATTTTAAGACGGCGACCACTTTTTTACGTCTTCAATCTCCTGGTGCCTAATTGCTTGATCGCGTGTCTCACTCTTGTCGGATTTTATTTGCCGCCTGATTCCGGTGAAAAGGTTACCATGGTAATAACTAATCTGCTGGGCCTAATcgtgtttcatcaatttttagcCGAATCGCTCCCGCCTACGTCAGACAAGGTACCTCTTATAG CTTTGTATTTCTCAGCCATGATTCTATTGGTGTCGCTGTCCTGTGTACTGACAATATGGGTACTCAACTTGCACTTCCAAGATGGCTACAACCATGAGGTGCCCAAGTGGGTCAAGAGACTTGTATTCGGATTCCTAGCCAGAATCCTTCGGATTCAAAAAGCGCCAAAACACGAAGaaaactgtgacatttcacTCGCAACCCTACGCGAGATCTCACAGGACTTGGGCAACAGCGAGAGCCCCAAGCGGCGGGTCGAGACCGTTATGGGCAACTCGCACCACGAGAGAGTGCCAAAACGCTGTTTCTACATGGACAACAATCGCTTCTACTACAAGCGTGTCCGGACAAGGGGCGATGAACCCCAGCAGAAGGAACAAAGTAAAGAGAAGAACAGCCCAAAGCTTCTGGTACTCTCCACCCAGTCAGAAAGGGACATAAACGAAATTTTGACCCACGTAAAACAGTTTTCCCGCAGAATGGCGTCGAAGGACAAACGAAATCACACGCTGAGGGAGTGGAAGGAAGTCGCACACGTTGTGGACAGAGTGTTGTTAGTTGTGTTTGCTATTCTCTTCTCCACTGTCACCATAGCTTTGGTTGTCAGCGCTACGGGATAA
- the LOC139122920 gene encoding neuronal acetylcholine receptor subunit alpha-10-like isoform X1, with protein sequence MQENCYLIFLLAWLGSSKGAHTNIRSILAQNLLKDYNTFLRPVYNLSTITNVTFGLALTQIIDMDERNQRITINVWLRQNWKDEFLAWNVSEFAGVNEIRLPAESVWRPDIVLYNNVDEEFAHIKMDTLAIVSADGGVFWMAPAILKSSCKVEVLHFPFDKQYCTLKFGSWAYHGWQMELISRDGDNADIGNYMNNGEWDLVSAPVKRNVQYYGCCIEPFPDLTFTIILRRRPLFYVFNLLVPNCLIACLTLVGFYLPPDSGEKVTMVITNLLGLIVFHQFLAESLPPTSDKVPLIALYFSAMILLVSLSCVLTIWVLNLHFQDGYNHEVPKWVKRLVFGFLARILRIQKAPKHEENCDISLATLREISQDLGNSESPKRRVETVMGNSHHERVPKRCFYMDNNRFYYKRVRTRGDEPQQKEQSKEKNSPKLLVLSTQSERDINEILTHVKQFSRRMASKDKRNHTLREWKEVAHVVDRVLLVVFAILFSTVTIALVVSATG encoded by the exons GGGCACATACCAACATCCGATCCATATTGGCACAGAATTTACTTAAGGATTATAACACGTTCCTCAGACCTGTGTATAATCTCTCAACTATCACAAATGTCACCTTTGGTTTGGCCCTAACTCAGATCATTGACATG GATGAACGGAACCAGAGGATTACAATAAATGTGTGGCTACGACAG AACTGGAAAGACGAATTCCTCGCTTGGAACGTGAGTGAGTTTGCCGGAGTGAATGAAATTCGCTTGCCAGCCGAGTCGGTCTGGAGACCGGACATCGTTCTGTACAATAA TGTGGACGAGGAGTTTGCCCACATAAAAATGGACACGTTGGCGATCGTTTCCGCAGACGGCGGCGTGTTTTGGATGGCGCCGGCCATTCTCAAAAGTTCCTGCAAAGTCGAGGTGTTGCATTTCCCCTTTGATAAACAGTACTGCACTCTGAAGTTCGGTTCCTGGGCCTACCACGGATGGCAGATGGAGCTGATCAGTCGCGATGGAGACAACGCTGACATCGGGAACTACATGAACAACGGAGAATGGGACCTCGTCTCGGCACCGGTGAAACGGAATGTCCAATACTACGGATGTTGCATCGAACCCTTTCCGGATTTAACCTTTACGATTATTTTAAGACGGCGACCACTTTTTTACGTCTTCAATCTCCTGGTGCCTAATTGCTTGATCGCGTGTCTCACTCTTGTCGGATTTTATTTGCCGCCTGATTCCGGTGAAAAGGTTACCATGGTAATAACTAATCTGCTGGGCCTAATcgtgtttcatcaatttttagcCGAATCGCTCCCGCCTACGTCAGACAAGGTACCTCTTATAG CTTTGTATTTCTCAGCCATGATTCTATTGGTGTCGCTGTCCTGTGTACTGACAATATGGGTACTCAACTTGCACTTCCAAGATGGCTACAACCATGAGGTGCCCAAGTGGGTCAAGAGACTTGTATTCGGATTCCTAGCCAGAATCCTTCGGATTCAAAAAGCGCCAAAACACGAAGaaaactgtgacatttcacTCGCAACCCTACGCGAGATCTCACAGGACTTGGGCAACAGCGAGAGCCCCAAGCGGCGGGTCGAGACCGTTATGGGCAACTCGCACCACGAGAGAGTGCCAAAACGCTGTTTCTACATGGACAACAATCGCTTCTACTACAAGCGTGTCCGGACAAGGGGCGATGAACCCCAGCAGAAGGAACAAAGTAAAGAGAAGAACAGCCCAAAGCTTCTGGTACTCTCCACCCAGTCAGAAAGGGACATAAACGAAATTTTGACCCACGTAAAACAGTTTTCCCGCAGAATGGCGTCGAAGGACAAACGAAATCACACGCTGAGGGAGTGGAAGGAAGTCGCACACGTTGTGGACAGAGTGTTGTTAGTTGTGTTTGCTATTCTCTTCTCCACTGTCACCATAGCTTTGGTTGTCAGCGCTACGGGATAA